The DNA sequence ACTATATCCAATAGATAAAGTTTTGGAAACAGGCAATTTTCTGCAATCGAGCGTAGGAAGTCTACAGTCCTTTTTAAAAGCGTGTGTCTGATTGACACAAATAGTCATTGACGAAGTAAAAACATTTCCCCTAGAAATTCAACAAAAATTTCCTTCCAAGGGATTTGAATATTACTGAATGGCATGATTCTCCCTAGTCAGATGGGACAAATCACATCTGAAATTGAATCTAAGAGAGGAGTACAAATATCACATGGACGGCGAGTGCAGCTGTAGCGATGATACCAAGACTCACCAGCCAATTGAGCATCCTCAGCTTCTGTTGGGATACTTCTTTAGGCTTCATCATTTTGCGAGAATTCTTGTTTGGACGCATGACTACGTTCCTTCTGTCTACCGATTCAACTAAGGACCGAATCTCCTGCATCACAAATGTATGAGCAGCAGATACGGCCGAATTACGAATGAGTTTAGGTAGGTAAGGAAAGTAGTTTGGAAGATCTCCTACTTCGCGGAAGAATTAATTTTCCGGAAATCTGAATGCAATATCTGGGAAATAGTATTCGCGATTCAGATACAAGAGCTTTTGGCTATCAGCTTGCCGCATGCATCTGACGATAGATCTGTGGAGTCGCGCCAAAGTTGCGTTTGAACAATCTTCCAAATGAGCTGCTATCTTTCAGGCCCACTTCGTGACAGATCTCGTGGAAGGTCTTGGATGAATGGATGAGCAGGCTACTGGCTCGTTCCAATCGGCGGGCGATCAGGTATTGTCGGGGAGTCTGTTCATACACTTCTTTGAACAGGCGGATGAAATGGTACTTGGAAAGACATGCGACCTGTGAAAGCGTGTCTAGATCCAATGGTTCATCCAGATGGGCATGAATGTGGCCCTTGGCGATGCTCAGGCGACGATACAATTCCATCCGAGTGGAGAGCTTGGCGCAATTCAAGCGATCGAGCTGATGAAAGACAGCCATTTGTTGTTCTACCAACTTCTGACTTGCCTGCTCCAAAATTCCCTCGATCTGTTGTTCCACCTTGTAGGTCTGGAAAGAAATGTCTTCAGACAATTTCCTGAGTGTACAAGCGAATGGCCCAACCTCCATATCATAGACGTGTTCGCACAACTCCCATTTATTTCCTTTGGTCAAACCCAGATTGGAGGACAATGACCAGTCCAAAGCCCGTAGCTGGTCCATAATCCGTTCGGGACGCAAAAACAATAAGATGCTTTCCACTTGTCCAGAGGATGCGTTGCTGGAGCGTTGAATGTGCTCTTTGGGGTTGACGATGAGATATTGCCCGGCTTGAACGCTATAAGAACGATGTCCTACCCGGATGCTCTCCGTACCGCGAATTACGTGGACAATCATGACCCCATCATTGAAGAAAGACTGGCGTACCTCTTGGGTGCGGGTATACACCAATAGATCCTCAGTTTGGGGGAAAGCGATTGGAGAGGTATTCACGTGTAGCAAAAATTTCGTCCGAGAAGGTGACATGGCGTATCAGGTATTTAGGTGATCAAATAGGTTGAAGCCGTGAAAGTTGTGTATTTCCTTTATGTCAAATCACATTCCAATTTGTAAAATATTGGCTGTCAGTATTTTGTGTGCCGGGTGTTTCGCATCCTTGTTTCGCATCGAAACAGCTGGTGTTCGGCAGCGAACACCTTGAAACACTTTTTATATATTTTCGGAACAAAATCCGCTATTTTACCTATCAGTTTACCTGTTTGCCTTTAGACACACTCATGACCAATGACCATGCGGAATGATTACTCGACGCTGATTGGAGAGTTGAAGAGGGGGGACCGCAAGCCCTTGCACCAATTGTATCTTCAGTACAGGCAATCCTTCATTGAATGGGCCACTGTTAGATATCAGTGTTCGGAAGCAGATGCCCAGGATA is a window from the Pontibacter sp. G13 genome containing:
- a CDS encoding AraC family transcriptional regulator, yielding MNTSPIAFPQTEDLLVYTRTQEVRQSFFNDGVMIVHVIRGTESIRVGHRSYSVQAGQYLIVNPKEHIQRSSNASSGQVESILLFLRPERIMDQLRALDWSLSSNLGLTKGNKWELCEHVYDMEVGPFACTLRKLSEDISFQTYKVEQQIEGILEQASQKLVEQQMAVFHQLDRLNCAKLSTRMELYRRLSIAKGHIHAHLDEPLDLDTLSQVACLSKYHFIRLFKEVYEQTPRQYLIARRLERASSLLIHSSKTFHEICHEVGLKDSSSFGRLFKRNFGATPQIYRQMHAAS